Proteins encoded together in one Marispirochaeta sp. window:
- the fumC gene encoding class II fumarate hydratase, giving the protein MGYRVEHDTMGDIQVEDSRYWGSQTQRSLENFPIGGERFSEDFIQAYGLLKKACVLANARSVSWKEEKLKALLSACDEVISGKLKDHFPLVVWQTGSGTQTNMNLNEVIANRAAELLGGKKGQKELVHPNDDVNRSQSSNDTFPAAMHIAAVSMVSSRLLPAAELLASELEAKARVWAKVIKVGRTHLQDAVPLSLGQEFSAYVTQLRQAVQRISFAAEELLELPIGGTAVGTGLNAPPGFDAAVCEELSKLSGDRYTPAANKFALLAAHDGIAGLSGALSTLAAALMKISNDIRWLGSGPRCGIGELILPENEPGSSIMPGKVNPTQSEALTMICAQVMGNHSTIAFACSQGNFELNVFKPVIIHNLLQSISLLADGMESFRLRCVAGLEPNREKLAEYLERTLMVATALNPHIGYDKAAAIAKKAHAENITLKEAGIRLGFVTGEEYDSWVVPEKMV; this is encoded by the coding sequence ATGGGATACAGAGTTGAACACGATACCATGGGAGACATTCAGGTTGAGGACTCCCGTTACTGGGGATCCCAGACTCAGCGGTCACTGGAAAACTTTCCCATCGGGGGAGAAAGGTTCTCTGAAGATTTTATTCAGGCCTACGGACTGCTGAAGAAGGCCTGTGTTCTGGCGAATGCCCGCTCTGTTTCCTGGAAAGAAGAAAAACTTAAGGCTCTGCTCAGCGCCTGCGACGAGGTTATCAGCGGTAAACTGAAGGATCATTTTCCCCTGGTTGTGTGGCAAACCGGCAGCGGCACCCAGACAAATATGAATTTGAACGAGGTTATCGCCAACCGGGCGGCGGAACTCCTGGGAGGTAAAAAGGGCCAAAAGGAGCTGGTACACCCCAATGACGATGTAAACCGTTCCCAATCCTCCAATGATACCTTTCCCGCGGCAATGCACATTGCTGCGGTATCCATGGTGTCCAGCAGGCTTCTTCCTGCTGCTGAATTACTTGCCTCGGAACTTGAAGCAAAGGCCCGGGTCTGGGCAAAGGTAATCAAGGTTGGGCGAACCCATCTGCAGGACGCGGTACCCTTGAGCCTGGGACAGGAGTTCTCCGCGTACGTTACTCAGCTGCGCCAGGCGGTACAGCGTATAAGCTTTGCCGCAGAAGAGCTGCTGGAGCTTCCCATCGGCGGGACCGCAGTCGGTACCGGTTTGAACGCTCCCCCGGGTTTTGACGCTGCGGTTTGCGAGGAACTTTCAAAGCTCAGCGGAGACAGATATACCCCGGCGGCCAACAAGTTCGCCCTGCTTGCCGCACATGACGGGATAGCGGGGCTTTCCGGAGCCCTTTCAACCCTGGCTGCCGCACTGATGAAGATTTCCAACGATATCCGCTGGCTCGGGTCGGGACCCCGCTGCGGCATTGGAGAGTTGATTCTCCCGGAAAACGAACCGGGGAGCTCCATAATGCCGGGAAAGGTGAATCCCACCCAGAGCGAGGCCCTTACCATGATCTGCGCCCAGGTAATGGGCAACCACAGCACCATAGCCTTTGCCTGCTCCCAGGGAAATTTTGAGCTGAACGTCTTCAAGCCCGTGATAATCCATAACCTGCTGCAGTCCATCAGTCTGCTCGCAGACGGAATGGAGAGTTTCAGACTGCGCTGTGTGGCGGGGCTGGAACCCAACAGGGAAAAGCTGGCTGAATATCTTGAACGGACGTTAATGGTTGCTACTGCGCTGAACCCTCATATCGGCTATGACAAGGCCGCGGCCATAGCCAAGAAGGCCCATGCTGAGAATATCACCCTCAAAGAGGCGGGTATACGGCTTGGTTTTGTAACCGGTGAGGAATATGACAGCTGGGTTGTGCCTGAGAAGATGGTGTGA
- a CDS encoding DMT family transporter codes for MHTILGQIFALITAACWAQNSIVYSEAGKRVGSRTVTHVRLWIALPAMLLVHVIFLGRFFPTGFQFSVYLYLLSSGFLGFFIADLLIFKAFVDLGPRETLVIMTLSPIFAALSSWLALGETLRLLQITGIGATVGGVVWVILEEGARGRGAKSRETSKKRAGTLSALGGALTEALGMMLAKAGLVSGLPPVSGNLLRLIAGLAGLIIYALLRGSFARDFAAMKDRTALKLITSGAMVGPVLGIVLSLYALSWSPVGIVTALMQTSPILLLPLDHYWFKKVITPGAIAGTLLAVGGTVLLFIV; via the coding sequence ATGCATACAATTCTCGGGCAGATCTTCGCTCTTATTACCGCCGCCTGCTGGGCCCAGAACTCGATTGTCTATTCGGAAGCGGGAAAAAGGGTCGGCTCCCGTACTGTTACCCATGTCCGGCTCTGGATAGCCCTGCCGGCCATGCTGCTTGTCCATGTGATATTTCTGGGCCGGTTTTTCCCCACGGGATTTCAGTTTTCCGTGTATCTTTACCTGCTTTCTTCCGGGTTCCTTGGGTTCTTTATCGCGGATCTGCTTATTTTTAAAGCCTTTGTGGACCTTGGTCCCCGGGAGACCCTGGTTATCATGACCTTGTCTCCGATTTTTGCAGCCCTCTCCTCCTGGCTGGCTCTTGGAGAGACTCTTAGGCTGCTGCAGATTACAGGGATCGGGGCAACAGTCGGCGGTGTTGTCTGGGTCATTCTTGAGGAAGGCGCCAGGGGCCGGGGAGCAAAAAGCCGGGAAACCTCCAAAAAGCGGGCAGGAACCCTGTCTGCCCTGGGCGGGGCCTTGACTGAGGCCCTGGGCATGATGCTGGCCAAAGCGGGGCTCGTATCCGGGTTGCCCCCGGTAAGCGGAAACCTCCTGCGCTTGATTGCGGGCCTGGCCGGACTGATCATCTATGCGCTGCTTCGGGGTTCCTTTGCGCGGGATTTTGCCGCCATGAAGGACCGTACGGCCTTGAAGCTTATAACAAGCGGGGCCATGGTTGGGCCCGTCCTTGGTATTGTGCTCTCGTTATACGCCCTTTCCTGGTCACCGGTTGGAATTGTAACCGCCCTTATGCAGACCTCGCCGATTCTGCTGCTTCCCCTGGACCATTACTGGTTTAAGAAAGTCATTACCCCGGGGGCTATTGCCGGCACTTTGCTGGCCGTCGGCGGGACAGTGCTGCTCTTTATTGTTTGA
- a CDS encoding VOC family protein translates to MSTLTDNITGFQHLGLPVKDIDQSISFYCGFGFSVSGRHELEEHGGITRVAFLDINGFCLELYQPAPGVADDRTTGIINHIALDVKDIDTVYEEINKAGFRVIEGINTLPLQANGIKFFMISGPDGERVEFNQKL, encoded by the coding sequence ATGAGTACGCTTACCGACAATATTACCGGATTTCAGCATCTGGGGCTTCCTGTCAAGGATATCGACCAATCAATTTCTTTCTATTGCGGATTTGGGTTCTCAGTATCCGGCAGGCATGAACTTGAAGAACATGGTGGAATCACCAGGGTAGCGTTCCTTGATATCAACGGTTTCTGTCTGGAACTGTATCAACCCGCCCCTGGTGTTGCTGACGACCGGACCACCGGAATTATCAATCACATCGCATTGGACGTAAAAGATATAGACACCGTTTATGAAGAGATTAATAAAGCCGGCTTTAGAGTTATTGAAGGCATTAATACTCTTCCGCTGCAAGCAAACGGCATAAAGTTTTTCATGATTTCCGGTCCTGACGGTGAGAGGGTAGAATTCAATCAGAAGCTGTAA
- the araA gene encoding L-arabinose isomerase: MLKKKDFEQLEVWFVTGSQHLYGEETLKQVTSDSRKIAAGLAEAAKLPLKIVFKALATTAEEVSKVCIEADASENCVGLITWMHTFSPAKMWIAGLSGLKKPFVHLHTQFGRDIPWSQIDMDFMNLHQSAHGGREFGFIGSRLRIERKVIVGHWQDPDVLKKLNTWLGAALAWYDSRRMKIARFGDNMREVAVTEGDKVEAQIRFGYSVNGYGVGDLVEHVKAVKDGEISALVDEYTASYTMGPGADKSDKVRESARIELGMRAFLEEGGFSAFTTTFEDLYGMKQLPGLAVQRLMESGYGFGAEGDWKTAALVRSLKVMAMGTPGGVSFMEDYTYHLEPGKERVLGAHMLEVCSSIAADKPSLEVHPLGIGGKDDPARLVFNTKPGPAVNASIIDMGNRFRLLVNPVETVTAENDLPRLPVARVLWKPLPDLKTAAAAWIHAGGAHHTVYSPAISTEHLEDFAAMAGIEMVLIDEDTNLRSFRQELRWNEAYYGLKAL, from the coding sequence ATGCTGAAAAAAAAGGATTTTGAACAGCTTGAAGTCTGGTTTGTTACCGGGAGTCAGCACCTCTACGGCGAAGAAACCTTAAAACAGGTGACCTCAGATTCAAGGAAGATTGCCGCGGGTCTCGCGGAGGCTGCGAAGCTCCCGCTGAAAATCGTCTTTAAGGCCCTGGCCACTACAGCCGAGGAGGTCTCCAAAGTCTGCATAGAGGCAGATGCCAGCGAAAACTGCGTCGGCCTGATTACCTGGATGCACACTTTCTCCCCTGCGAAAATGTGGATAGCCGGACTATCCGGCTTAAAGAAGCCCTTCGTGCATCTCCATACACAGTTCGGCCGGGATATTCCCTGGTCGCAGATCGATATGGATTTCATGAACCTGCACCAGTCCGCCCATGGCGGCAGAGAGTTCGGCTTTATAGGCAGCCGGCTGCGCATAGAACGCAAGGTAATAGTCGGTCACTGGCAGGACCCGGATGTGCTGAAGAAACTCAATACATGGCTGGGCGCCGCACTTGCCTGGTACGACTCCCGCAGAATGAAGATTGCCCGTTTCGGAGACAACATGCGGGAAGTCGCGGTTACCGAAGGCGACAAGGTGGAAGCCCAGATCCGCTTCGGCTATTCGGTAAACGGATACGGTGTTGGAGACCTGGTAGAACATGTTAAGGCTGTTAAAGACGGGGAGATATCCGCCCTGGTAGACGAATATACCGCCAGCTATACCATGGGACCCGGGGCCGACAAATCCGATAAGGTACGGGAATCCGCCCGGATAGAACTCGGCATGCGGGCTTTTCTGGAAGAAGGAGGATTCTCCGCCTTTACCACTACCTTTGAAGACCTGTACGGCATGAAGCAGCTGCCCGGACTCGCCGTTCAGCGGCTCATGGAGTCGGGCTACGGTTTCGGCGCCGAAGGAGACTGGAAAACCGCCGCCCTGGTTCGCAGCCTTAAGGTTATGGCAATGGGAACCCCCGGCGGTGTCAGCTTCATGGAAGACTACACCTACCACCTGGAACCGGGCAAAGAGCGGGTCCTGGGGGCCCACATGCTGGAGGTCTGCTCGTCCATTGCGGCGGACAAACCGTCCCTGGAGGTACATCCCCTGGGCATCGGCGGCAAGGACGATCCGGCACGGCTTGTTTTTAACACCAAACCGGGGCCGGCAGTCAATGCAAGCATTATAGATATGGGCAACCGTTTCCGTCTCCTGGTAAACCCGGTAGAAACAGTTACTGCAGAGAATGACCTGCCCCGTCTTCCGGTTGCGCGGGTCCTGTGGAAACCCCTGCCGGACCTCAAAACAGCTGCCGCTGCCTGGATCCATGCGGGAGGGGCCCACCACACCGTCTACAGTCCTGCGATCAGCACGGAGCACCTGGAAGACTTTGCAGCCATGGCAGGAATCGAGATGGTTCTCATCGATGAAGATACAAATCTTCGCAGCTTCCGGCAGGAACTCCGCTGGAACGAAGCTTATTACGGGCTAAAGGCACTATAA
- the araD gene encoding L-ribulose-5-phosphate 4-epimerase AraD: MKHTELRREAYEANMEIEKQKLAIYTFGNASAFDPAAGVFAIKPSGVPYAELSPEAMVLVDLERTVVEGDLRPSSDTPTHAVLYREFSGVLGITHTHSPYGVAWAQACEPIPIYGTTHADHLTEDIPCTEVMRDDAIKNNYEIETGNQIVQAFKELNPLEIEMVLVACHGPFAWGKNAWKSVYNAAVLEETAKMAYLTRTLRPGTPRLKESIKRKHYDRKHGKDAYYGQT, translated from the coding sequence ATGAAACATACAGAGTTACGGCGAGAAGCCTACGAAGCAAACATGGAAATCGAGAAACAGAAACTTGCCATCTACACCTTTGGCAATGCCAGCGCCTTTGATCCGGCAGCAGGCGTCTTTGCCATAAAACCCTCAGGAGTCCCCTACGCGGAACTGAGTCCGGAGGCCATGGTTCTGGTGGACCTGGAGAGAACGGTAGTCGAGGGAGACCTGCGTCCTTCTTCCGACACCCCGACTCACGCGGTGCTCTACCGCGAGTTCAGCGGTGTCCTGGGCATCACCCATACTCACAGCCCCTATGGTGTAGCCTGGGCCCAGGCCTGTGAACCGATTCCCATTTACGGCACCACCCATGCTGATCACCTGACGGAGGATATCCCCTGCACAGAGGTTATGAGAGACGATGCGATAAAAAACAACTACGAGATCGAAACAGGGAACCAGATAGTTCAGGCCTTCAAAGAACTCAACCCTCTGGAAATCGAGATGGTACTCGTTGCATGCCACGGCCCCTTTGCCTGGGGGAAGAATGCCTGGAAAAGCGTGTATAACGCCGCCGTTTTGGAAGAGACAGCAAAGATGGCTTACCTGACCCGAACCCTGCGTCCGGGAACCCCCCGGCTCAAGGAATCGATAAAACGGAAACATTACGACCGTAAACACGGAAAAGACGCCTACTACGGGCAGACATAA
- a CDS encoding LacI family DNA-binding transcriptional regulator: protein MADLVTIKDIARLAGVSIGTVDRVLHNRGRVADTTKSRILKIISDTKFKPNLFASNLAQSRNYRLGILTPRPEQDSGFWQLPHKGMQTAAEELSAFSVELLFHCFDRFSPDSFRKAARQLMTNSPDGILLAPILPQPAEDFVRDLSPELPICCFDSDLPTISKLAYIGQDPRMSGRLAAKLMRMLVPPEKETVIIQAVNLDEHIRGREEGFRSYFPADKRPPVLEEVHIDSRETCFTFLDSLFNRTPDIGGFFVANASVHRVAEYLAEKDRTGIALIGYDLIPRNREFLERGVIDFLISQRPETQGYLGVRTLFRHLSRQPVGAPHVVMPIDILTAENIHYYMPFEAIGNTREFN, encoded by the coding sequence TTGGCTGATCTGGTCACAATCAAAGACATTGCCAGACTTGCCGGCGTCTCTATCGGAACGGTAGACCGCGTACTTCACAACCGCGGCCGGGTCGCTGATACAACAAAAAGCAGGATCCTCAAGATAATCAGCGATACAAAATTCAAACCAAACCTCTTCGCCAGTAATCTGGCACAGTCGCGAAACTACCGCCTGGGTATCTTAACTCCCCGGCCGGAACAGGACTCCGGATTCTGGCAGTTGCCCCACAAAGGCATGCAGACCGCCGCCGAAGAGCTCTCCGCATTCTCCGTGGAGCTGCTGTTTCACTGTTTTGACCGCTTTAGCCCGGACTCTTTCCGCAAAGCCGCCAGGCAGCTCATGACCAATTCGCCAGACGGGATCCTCCTGGCGCCGATTCTTCCGCAGCCGGCGGAAGATTTTGTCAGGGACTTATCGCCTGAGCTACCCATCTGCTGCTTCGACTCGGACCTGCCGACAATAAGCAAGCTCGCCTATATTGGTCAGGACCCGCGGATGAGCGGCCGGCTTGCTGCAAAACTGATGCGTATGCTTGTTCCACCGGAAAAGGAGACCGTGATCATTCAGGCTGTCAACCTGGATGAACATATCCGCGGCAGGGAAGAGGGGTTTCGCTCCTATTTTCCGGCTGACAAAAGGCCTCCGGTCCTGGAGGAGGTTCATATCGATTCCCGCGAAACCTGTTTTACCTTCCTGGATTCCCTTTTTAATCGGACACCGGACATCGGCGGCTTTTTTGTTGCCAATGCTTCGGTCCATCGGGTAGCGGAGTATCTTGCGGAAAAAGACAGAACCGGAATAGCCCTTATCGGCTACGACCTGATACCGCGAAACCGGGAATTTCTGGAACGGGGGGTAATCGACTTTTTAATCAGTCAACGTCCAGAGACTCAAGGGTATCTTGGAGTCCGGACCCTTTTTCGACACTTAAGCCGGCAGCCTGTGGGAGCCCCTCACGTGGTTATGCCTATAGATATTCTCACCGCAGAAAACATCCATTACTACATGCCCTTCGAGGCGATCGGAAATACCAGGGAGTTTAATTAA
- a CDS encoding Gfo/Idh/MocA family oxidoreductase: protein MKKTRYALVGTGSRSRMYIDAIAGTFNDSAELVAFCDINTTRMDFMNRRLQEKFKHAPVPTYKAEDFRRMVQKEKPDTVIVLTWDRTHHRYIITSMELGCDVVTEKPLTTDDEKCRLILDAQEKYGKKITVTFNYRYSPRNTRIKQLISSGAIGDVVSVHFEWMLDTRHGADYFRRWHRDKNNSGGLMVHKSTHHFDLVNWWLDSKAESVFGMGRLAFYGRENAEQRGVREFYERCKDNPVAEKDPFALDMSGNELMTGLYLNAEHEDGYIRDQSVFGHNISIEDTMSVMVKYRNKAVMTYSLNAFCPIEGYNVSFNGTKGRIEVRIVERPYVSGSTIDQNDPDYNMREDGAVTGKSGEPEASITVQQLWGERQPVTWTEGKGGHGGGDGLLLEDIFKPGREDPLKTAAGVEDGVNSIMVGIAANKSFAAGKPVNIKELLHT, encoded by the coding sequence ATGAAGAAGACACGTTACGCTCTTGTCGGAACCGGAAGCCGCAGCCGGATGTACATTGATGCAATTGCCGGGACCTTCAACGATAGTGCCGAGCTGGTCGCGTTTTGCGATATAAATACGACCCGCATGGATTTTATGAACCGACGGCTTCAGGAAAAGTTCAAGCATGCACCGGTGCCAACCTACAAGGCGGAAGACTTTCGCCGGATGGTACAGAAAGAAAAGCCCGATACGGTAATAGTCCTGACCTGGGACCGTACCCATCACCGTTACATAATCACCTCCATGGAGCTGGGCTGTGATGTGGTAACCGAAAAGCCCCTTACAACGGACGATGAAAAATGCAGGCTGATTCTGGATGCCCAGGAAAAATACGGCAAAAAAATCACCGTTACCTTTAACTACCGCTACAGCCCGCGGAATACCCGCATAAAGCAGCTGATCAGCTCCGGGGCTATCGGTGATGTTGTTTCTGTCCACTTTGAATGGATGCTGGATACCCGGCATGGTGCCGACTACTTCCGCCGCTGGCACCGGGACAAGAATAACTCCGGCGGCCTTATGGTCCATAAATCGACCCACCACTTTGATCTGGTAAACTGGTGGCTGGACAGCAAAGCGGAAAGCGTATTCGGCATGGGCCGTCTGGCCTTCTACGGGCGGGAAAATGCCGAGCAGCGGGGAGTACGGGAGTTCTACGAGCGTTGCAAAGATAATCCCGTCGCGGAAAAAGACCCCTTTGCCCTGGACATGTCGGGAAACGAACTGATGACAGGCCTCTATCTGAATGCCGAACACGAAGACGGATACATCCGGGACCAGTCAGTGTTCGGACATAACATATCCATCGAAGACACCATGAGCGTAATGGTCAAATACCGCAACAAGGCAGTCATGACCTACTCCCTGAATGCCTTCTGCCCTATCGAAGGTTATAATGTCAGCTTCAACGGGACCAAAGGCCGCATCGAGGTGCGGATTGTCGAACGGCCCTATGTCTCCGGCTCCACCATCGACCAGAACGATCCTGATTACAACATGCGGGAAGACGGAGCCGTAACCGGTAAGAGCGGAGAGCCCGAGGCTAGCATAACAGTGCAGCAGCTGTGGGGCGAACGGCAGCCCGTCACCTGGACCGAGGGTAAGGGCGGCCATGGCGGCGGCGACGGACTGCTGCTGGAAGATATATTCAAACCGGGACGGGAAGATCCCCTGAAAACAGCAGCCGGTGTAGAAGACGGGGTCAATTCAATCATGGTCGGAATAGCGGCGAACAAGTCCTTTGCCGCCGGAAAACCGGTGAACATAAAGGAGCTGCTCCACACATAA
- the acnA gene encoding aconitate hydratase AcnA: protein MANIERNFTIDGKTYRIFDVSKADIPDGIGSLPYSIRILLENILRKASLGKASAEDVHKVLAYRSSPGQDIPYYPARVLMQDFTGVPAVVDLAAMRNAMVARGGDPKKINPLIPVDLVIDHSVQIDFWQGKNALQKNVEMEYTRNSERYRLLKWAAESMDNFRVVPPNSGICHQINFENLGRIVRESSEGGSPTLIPDTVIGTDSHTTMIDGLGIMGWGVGGIEAEAVLLGQAYVMPVPEVIGVKLTGKLPAGVSASDLVLTLTEMLRKEGVVGKFVEYFGPGMSALPLPDRATVANMSPEYGATMGYFPVDDSTIRYLKETGREEAAALSEAYLKETGMFFSPDSEARYNKVLHLDLGSVRPSVAGPYRPQDRIDVSDLPRVFGDELEKNAPGSSGKTVKAHINGTEIEIPQGAVAIASITSCTNTSNPFVMIGAGLLARKARARGLKPPAWVKTSLAPGSQVVLDYLERAGLVDDLEGIGFTVSAFGCATCIGNSGPLPDFVTEAVDSEGLLTASVSSGNRNFEARIHQKVRFNFLGSPLYVVAFALAGRVDLDIMKEAIGKDAEGREVFLKDIWPTSDEINSVLGSAVKSEDFVKRYAEVFQGDVTWRSLKVDKSELFPWDLESTYIREPDLFFDPPEGDPGVIEKARALGAFGDSITTDHISPAGTIAADYPAGRYLQEKGVLQRDFNSYGSRRGNHEVMMRGTFGNIRIKNQLVPEKTGGYTRRSPGSEIEFIYDAATKYAEEGTPLILLAGKEYGTGSSRDWAAKGPRLQGVRAVIAESFERIHRSNLVGMGVLPFTFSRGDSVSSLGLSGFETYSISGLEDFAPGTTVEVSAKSLEGKTIRFKATLQIYSRVEAEFIKSGGVLPYVLEELK, encoded by the coding sequence ATGGCAAATATTGAACGAAACTTTACAATAGACGGAAAAACATATCGGATTTTTGATGTATCAAAGGCTGATATTCCGGATGGAATCGGGTCTCTCCCCTACTCCATCCGGATCCTGCTTGAGAACATTCTGCGAAAAGCCAGTCTCGGCAAGGCATCTGCTGAGGACGTGCACAAGGTGCTGGCCTACCGGAGCAGCCCCGGCCAGGACATTCCCTATTATCCAGCCAGGGTTCTGATGCAGGACTTTACCGGTGTGCCCGCGGTCGTTGATCTCGCTGCCATGCGCAACGCCATGGTTGCCCGGGGCGGGGATCCCAAAAAGATTAATCCCCTTATTCCGGTGGATCTGGTAATAGACCATTCTGTGCAGATCGACTTCTGGCAGGGAAAGAATGCTCTGCAGAAAAACGTAGAGATGGAATATACCCGCAACAGCGAGCGCTACCGGCTCTTGAAGTGGGCAGCGGAAAGCATGGACAACTTCAGGGTTGTTCCTCCGAATTCGGGGATCTGCCACCAGATTAATTTTGAAAACCTGGGCCGCATTGTCCGGGAGAGCAGCGAAGGAGGTTCCCCGACCCTTATTCCCGACACGGTTATCGGGACCGATTCTCACACCACCATGATCGACGGTCTGGGTATCATGGGCTGGGGCGTCGGTGGCATTGAGGCCGAGGCAGTCCTCCTGGGACAGGCCTATGTAATGCCGGTTCCAGAGGTAATCGGTGTTAAACTCACCGGGAAGCTCCCGGCCGGAGTAAGCGCCTCCGACCTGGTACTTACTTTAACCGAGATGCTGCGGAAAGAGGGTGTAGTCGGCAAATTCGTGGAATACTTCGGACCCGGCATGAGCGCCCTGCCCCTGCCGGACCGGGCGACGGTTGCCAACATGAGCCCGGAATACGGCGCCACCATGGGATACTTTCCCGTAGATGATTCGACAATCCGCTACCTGAAAGAGACCGGAAGAGAAGAGGCTGCTGCCTTGAGCGAGGCCTACCTCAAAGAGACAGGAATGTTCTTCTCTCCCGATTCGGAGGCCCGCTACAACAAGGTGCTGCATCTGGACCTTGGCAGCGTACGTCCTTCTGTTGCCGGCCCCTACCGCCCCCAGGACCGGATCGATGTCTCCGACCTGCCCAGGGTCTTCGGCGACGAGCTGGAAAAGAACGCCCCGGGGTCCTCCGGAAAAACCGTTAAAGCACACATAAACGGTACCGAAATCGAAATTCCCCAGGGAGCAGTGGCAATTGCCTCTATTACATCCTGTACCAATACCTCAAACCCCTTTGTAATGATCGGCGCAGGCCTGCTGGCCAGAAAGGCCCGCGCCCGGGGCTTGAAGCCGCCGGCGTGGGTAAAGACCTCCCTCGCCCCCGGATCCCAGGTCGTGCTTGATTACCTGGAACGGGCAGGACTGGTCGATGATCTTGAGGGCATCGGTTTTACAGTCAGTGCCTTCGGCTGCGCCACCTGTATCGGCAACTCGGGACCTTTGCCGGACTTCGTTACGGAAGCCGTTGACAGCGAGGGCCTCTTAACGGCCTCGGTAAGCTCCGGTAACCGGAACTTTGAAGCCCGGATACATCAGAAGGTGCGCTTTAACTTTCTCGGATCCCCGCTGTATGTTGTCGCCTTTGCACTGGCCGGCCGGGTGGATCTCGACATCATGAAAGAAGCAATTGGAAAGGATGCCGAGGGCAGGGAGGTTTTTCTTAAGGATATCTGGCCCACCTCCGATGAGATTAATTCAGTCCTCGGCAGCGCCGTAAAGTCGGAAGACTTTGTAAAACGCTACGCCGAGGTTTTCCAGGGAGACGTTACCTGGCGATCCCTCAAGGTAGACAAAAGCGAACTCTTTCCCTGGGACCTGGAATCCACCTATATCCGGGAGCCGGATCTCTTCTTCGACCCCCCGGAAGGGGATCCTGGTGTAATTGAAAAAGCCCGGGCACTGGGGGCCTTTGGCGACTCAATTACCACAGACCACATCTCTCCCGCAGGGACCATCGCCGCGGATTATCCCGCTGGGCGCTACCTGCAGGAAAAGGGAGTGCTCCAGAGGGACTTCAACTCCTATGGTTCCCGCCGGGGTAACCACGAGGTCATGATGCGGGGAACCTTTGGTAATATCCGTATAAAAAATCAGCTTGTTCCGGAAAAAACCGGCGGATATACCCGACGCAGCCCCGGAAGCGAGATCGAGTTTATCTACGACGCGGCGACGAAGTACGCTGAAGAAGGAACTCCCCTTATTCTACTGGCCGGCAAGGAATACGGTACCGGTTCATCCAGGGACTGGGCAGCCAAGGGACCGCGTCTTCAAGGGGTGCGGGCGGTTATTGCCGAGAGCTTTGAGCGTATTCACCGCAGCAATCTTGTGGGTATGGGGGTTCTTCCATTCACATTTTCCCGCGGAGACAGCGTCTCGTCCCTGGGGCTCAGTGGTTTTGAGACCTATTCAATAAGCGGACTTGAAGATTTTGCTCCCGGCACTACCGTTGAAGTCAGCGCGAAAAGCCTCGAAGGAAAGACCATCCGCTTCAAGGCGACCCTGCAGATCTATTCCCGGGTGGAAGCTGAATTTATTAAAAGCGGCGGCGTACTGCCCTATGTGCTGGAAGAGCTGAAGTAA